A single Saccopteryx bilineata isolate mSacBil1 chromosome 9, mSacBil1_pri_phased_curated, whole genome shotgun sequence DNA region contains:
- the ARHGAP33 gene encoding rho GTPase-activating protein 33, whose product MVARSTDSLDGSGEGSVQPLPPTGGTSVKGKPGKRLSAPRGPFPRLADCAHFHYENVDFGHIQLLLSPEREGSSFSGENELVFGVQVTCQGRSWPVLRSYDDFRSLDAHLHRCIFDRRFSCLPELPPPPEGARAAQMLVPLLLQYLETLSGLVDSNLNCGPVLTWMELDNHGRRLLLSEEASLNIPAVAAAHVVKRYTAQAPDELSFEVGDIVSVIDMPPTEDRSWWRGKRGFQVGFFPSECVELFTERPCPGLKGDADGPLCSVLAPQGVSSLTSAVPRPRGKLAGLLRTFMRSRPSRQRLRQRGILRQRVFGCDLGEHLSNSGQDVPQVLRCCSEFIEAHGVVDGIYRLSGVSSNIQRLRHEFDSERIPELSGPAFLQDIHSVSSLCKLYFRELPNPLLTYQLYGKFSEAMSVPGEEERLVRVHDVIQQLPPPHYRTLEYLLRHLARMARHSANTSMHARNLAIVWAPNLLRSMELESVGLGGAAAFREVRVQSVVVEFLLTHVDVLFSDTFTSAGLDPAGRCLLPRPKSLAGSGPSTRLLTLEEAQARTQGRLGTPTESTARKASPVERRKGERGEKQRKPGGSSWKTFFALGRGPSISRKKPLPWRGGTRTPAQPPGSRADTVTLRSAKSEESLSSQASGAGLQRLHRLRRPHSSSDGFPVGPPPTGSCESLSSSSSSESSSSSESSSSSESSAAGLGAYTGSPSHRTSAWLDDGDNLDFSPPRCLEGLRGLDFDPLTFRCSSPTPGDPAPPASPAPPASASAFPPRATPQALSPPGPTSPALPTALDISEPLAVSVPPAVLELLGAGGTSASVTPAPALSPSPGLRPHLISRLPHGAEAQLSDTCQRESCSKLTLPGPREAQGQHGPGMDSPLLPPPLSFLRPGGAPPPPPKNPARLMALALAEQAQQVAQRQSQQEHGSTPAAPHSPFGHSLSLEVGGEPLGAAGSGPPSHSLAHPGAWAPRAPPFLPRQQSVGSLVRTQRPVGISRRGHRGPDQVLSSVRTPSCFSSVPRECLPPFLGVPKPGLYPLASSFFQPSSPAPAWRSPPGAPVPLDRGENLYYEIEAAEGSPYSGPTQSWSPFRSMPPDRLNASYGVLGQSPSPHRSPDFLLSYPRPPSCFPHNHLGYAGPQHSARYPPRPEPLYVNLALGPRGPSSTSSSSSSPPAHPHGRSDPGAPAPRLPQKQRAPWGPHTPHRVPGPWGPPEALLLYRASPPVYGSRGKHHQGSLYRSGGQGREEAGPPPPYPTPSWPLHSEGQTRSYC is encoded by the exons ATGGTG GCTCGCAGCACTGACAGCCTGGATGGCTCAGGGGAGGGCTCAGTGCAGCCCCTGCCCCCCACTGGGGGGACCAGTGTGAAGGGGAAGCCTGGGAAGAG GCTCTCAGCTCCTCGTGGTCCCTTCCCCCGGCTGGCTGACTGTGCCCATTTCCACTATGAGAATGTTGACTTTGGCCACATTCAG CTCCTACTGTCTCCAGAGCGTGAAGGCTCTAGCTTCTCTGGGGAGAATGAGCTGGTGTTTGGTGTGCAGGTGACCTGTCAG GGCCGTTCTTGGCCAGTTCTCCGCAGTTACGATGACTTCCGTTCCCTGGATGCCCATCTCCACCGCTGCATATTTGACCGGAGATTTTCCTGTCTCCCAGAGCTTCCTCCACCCCCAGAGGGTGCCAGGGCTGCCCAG ATGCTGGTGCCGCTGCTGCTGCAATACCTGGAGACCCTGTCAGGACTGGTGGACAGTAACCTCAACTGTGGACCTGTGCTCACCTGGATGGAG CTGGACAACCATGGCAGGCGACTGCTCCTTAGTGAAGAGGCCTCGCTCAATATCCCTGCGGTGGCTGCTGCCCACGTGGTCAAACGGTACACAGCGCAGGCACCAGATGAGCTGTCCTTCGAG GTGGGAGACATTGTCTCAGTGATTGACATGCCACCCACAGAGGATCGGAGCTGGTGGCGGGGCAAGCGGGGTTTCCAG GTCGGTTTCTTCCCCAGCGAGTGTGTGGAACTATTCACAGAGCGGCCCTGTCCAGGACTGAAGGGGG ATGCCGATGGTCCCTTGTGCAGTGTCCTGGCTCCCCAGGGTGTCTCCTCTCTGACCTCAG CTGTGCCCCGGCCACGGGGGAAGCTGGCTGGCCTCCTGCGCACATTCATGCGCTCCCGCCCTTCTCGGCAGCGGCTGCGACAACGGGGTATCCTGCGGCAGAGGGTGTTTGGCTGCGACCTTGGAGAGCACCTCAGCAACTCTGGCCAGGATG taCCGCAGGTGCTTCGCTGCTGCTCGGAGTTTATTGAGGCCCATGGGGTGGTTGATGGAATCTACCGGCTCTCAGGCGTGTCATCTAATATCCAGAGGTTACG GCATGAATTTGACAGTGAGAGGATCCCAGAACTGTCTGGCCCTGCCTTCCTTCAGGACATCCACAGTGTGTCCTCCCTCTGCAAGCTCTACTTCCGAGAGCTGCCCAACCCCCTGCTCACATATCAGCTGTACGGGAAGTTCAGC GAGGCCATGTCAGTGCCTGGGGAGGAGGAACGCCTGGTGCGTGTCCACGATGTCATCCAGCAGCTGCCCCCACCACACTACAG GACCCTGGAGTACCTGCTGAGGCACTTGGCCCGCATGGCAAGACACAGTGCCAACACCAGCATGCATGCTCGCAACCTGGCCATTGTCTGGGCGCCCAACCTGTTACG GTCCATGGAGCTGGAGTCAgtggggctgggtggggcagCAGCGTTCCGGGAGGTGCGGGTGCAGTCGGTGGTGGTGGAATTCCTGCTCACCCACGTGGATGTCCTGTTCAGTGACACCTTCACCTCTGCTGGCCTCGACCCTGCAG GCCGCTGCCTCCTCCCCAGACCCAAGTCCCTTGCGGGCAGTGGCCCCTCCACTCGCCTGCTGACACTGGAGGAAGCCCAGGCTCGCACCCAGGGCCGACTGGGGACACCCACTGAATCTACAGCTCGCAAGGCCTCACCTGTGGAAAG gaggaaaggggagagaggtgagaaacagcGGAAGCCAGGAGGGAGCAGCTGGAAGACCTTCTTTGCCCTGGGCCGGGGCCCCAGCATATCCCGAAAGAAGCCTCTGCCCTGGCGGGGGGGCACACGTACCCCAGCGCAGCCGCCAG GCAGCCGAGCTGACACAGTCACTCTGAGATCGGCCAAGAGCGAGGAGTCTCTGTCATCGCAGGCCAGCggggctg GCCTCCAGAGGCTGCACAGGCTCCGGCGCCCCCACTCCAGCAGTGATGGTTTCCCTGTTGGCCCACCACCCACTGGCTCCTGTGAGagcctgtcctcctcctcctcctctgagtcctcctcctcctccgagtcctcctcctcctctgagtCATCAGCAGCTGGGCTGGGGGCATACACCGGTTCCCCCTCTCACCGAACCTCAGCCTGGCTTGATGATGGTGACAATCTGGACTTCAGCCCACCCCGCTGCCTGGAGGGACTCCGGGGGCTCGACTTTGACCCCCTTACCTTTCGCTGCAGCAGCCCTACCCCAGGGGACCCTGCACCTCCTGCCAGCCCAGctcccccagcctctgcctctgcattCCCGCCCAGGGCAACCCCCCAGGCCCTCTCACCCCCTGGGCCCACCAGCCCTGCCTTGCCTACTGCCCTGGACATCTCAGAACCCCTGGCTGTATCAGTGCCACCCGCTGTCCTGGAgttgctgggggctgggggcacaTCTGCCTCAgtcaccccagccccagccctcagccccagcccaggcctgCGCCCTCACCTCATCTCCCGGCTGCCTCATGGAGCTGAAGCCCAGCTGAGTGACACCTGCCAGCGGGAGAGCTGCAGCAAGCTGACACTCCCTGGTCCCCGGGAAGCCCAAGGACAGCATG GGCCTGGCATGGATTCTCCGCTGCTGCCCCCACCTTTATCCTTTCTGCGCCCTGGGGGGGCCCCGCCTCCACCGCCCAAGAACCCAGCACGCctcatggccctggccctggctgagcAGGCTCAGCAGGTGGCCCAGAGGCAGAGCCAACAGGAGCATGGGAGCACCCCAGCTGCTCCCCACTCCCCTTTCGGCCACTCACTGTCCCTGGAGGTGGGCGGTGAGCCCCTAGGGGCCGCAGGGAGCGGGCCACCCTCCCACTCCCTAGCCCACCCTGGTGCCTGGGCTCCAAGAGCCCCACCCTTCCTCCCGAGGCAACAAAGTGTTGGGAGCCTGGTGAGGACCCAGCGGCCCGTGGGTATCTCAAGAAGGGGACACAGAGGCCCTGACCAG GTTCTCTCTTCTGTGAGAACCCCCAGCTGCTTCTCTTCTGTTCCCCGGGAGTGCTTGCCCCCCTTTCTTGGGGTTCCCAAACCAGGCTTATACCCCCTAGCCTCCTCATTCTTCCAGCCCagctccccagccccagcctggagGAGCCCCCCGGGTGCCCCTGTGCCCCTTGACAGGGGAGAGAACCTGTACTATGAGATTGAGGCAGCTGAAGGGTCCCCCTACTCTGGCCCCACCCAGTCCTGGAGTCCCTTTCGCTCCATGCCCCCAGATAGGCTCAATGCCTCATATGGTGTGCTTGGCCAATCACCATCACCCCACAGGTCCCCCGACTTCCTGCTCAGCTACCCACGCCCCCCCTCCTGCTTTCCTCATAACCACCTGGGCTATGCAGGCCCTCAGCACTCTGCCCGGTACCCTCCTCGACCTGAGCCCCTCTATGTCAACCTAGCTCTAGGGCCCCGGGGTCCCTCGTCCAcctcttccagctcctcttcccctcctgcccatCCCCATGGCCGATCAGACCCTGGTGCCCCAGCCCCCCGTCTCCCCCAGAAACAGAGGGCCCCCTGGGGCCCCCACACCCCTCACAGGGTGCCTGGGCCCTGGGGCCCTCCCGAGGCTCTCCTGCTCTACAGGGCAAGCCCACCCGTCTATGGGAGTCGGGGCAAGCACCACCAAGGATCCTTGTACAGGAGTGGGGGCCAAGGAAGGGAGGAGGCTGGTCCCCCACCCCCTTACCCCACTCCCAGCTGGCCCCTCCACTCCGAGGGCCAGACCCGGAGCTACTGCTGA